A DNA window from bacterium contains the following coding sequences:
- the yidD gene encoding membrane protein insertion efficiency factor YidD, with protein MGAGVITCPHRLVILLLATLVLNQVDLSVCQQVRKENSFFSLIATKLIRVYQLVFSNRQGEVCNFTPSCSNYAYEAIKKYGLRGVLMTMDRLERCNYFAWQYKDKYYEVKWDEGRGDRLYDPVE; from the coding sequence ATGGGGGCAGGTGTTATTACCTGCCCCCATCGGTTGGTGATATTACTTCTCGCTACTTTAGTATTAAATCAGGTAGATCTTTCTGTCTGCCAACAAGTAAGAAAAGAAAACAGCTTTTTCTCCTTAATTGCTACAAAACTTATACGAGTGTATCAGCTTGTATTCTCTAACCGTCAGGGAGAAGTATGCAATTTTACCCCGTCCTGTTCCAATTATGCTTATGAGGCAATTAAAAAATATGGGTTGCGTGGCGTTCTTATGACTATGGATAGACTTGAACGCTGTAACTACTTTGCCTGGCAATATAAGGATAAATATTATGAAGTAAAATGGGACGAAGGTAGAGGAGATAGACTCTACGACCCTGTTGAATGA
- a CDS encoding outer membrane lipoprotein carrier protein LolA → MWIIFWLFSLSPLLEKVNISYDKIETLQGEITRYFTSAGNRTQTTIGKFYLKKPNKLFIKYAKPEQTIVLNDTLLWIYLPADKKALKVDYATLSPLEKHLIGVGSFLGLNSIHGLEAAFEFESQDEYTIVAKPKNGAKVISKIVLNVDPQMSVILGAKIFDLKGVLVTSTKYENWKELDGIWFPQRVISNIYLSRKEIKEENNFKKVSINSRIGEECFNFIPPKSIEVVELDLVDKR, encoded by the coding sequence ATGTGGATTATATTTTGGCTGTTTTCCTTGTCTCCGTTACTTGAAAAAGTAAATATCTCTTACGATAAAATTGAGACTTTACAAGGTGAGATTACAAGATATTTTACATCAGCAGGTAATCGGACACAGACGACCATAGGTAAATTTTACTTAAAAAAGCCAAATAAATTGTTCATTAAGTATGCCAAACCGGAACAAACTATTGTGCTCAACGATACACTGCTCTGGATTTATCTACCAGCAGATAAAAAGGCGTTAAAAGTAGACTATGCGACACTATCACCGTTAGAAAAGCATCTAATAGGGGTTGGGTCATTCCTTGGTCTTAACTCTATTCATGGGCTTGAGGCTGCATTTGAGTTTGAGTCCCAAGATGAATATACTATAGTAGCGAAGCCTAAAAATGGGGCTAAAGTCATTAGCAAGATTGTTCTTAATGTAGACCCACAAATGAGTGTCATTTTAGGGGCTAAAATTTTTGACCTTAAAGGGGTATTGGTAACTTCAACTAAATATGAGAATTGGAAAGAGTTAGATGGGATTTGGTTTCCACAAAGGGTAATTTCTAATATTTATTTGAGTAGGAAAGAAATTAAGGAAGAGAATAATTTCAAAAAAGTAAGTATCAACAGTAGAATTGGGGAAGAATGTTTTAATTTTATACCTCCTAAAAGTATAGAGGTTGTAGAATTGGACTTAGTAGATAAAAGATAA
- a CDS encoding cupin domain-containing protein yields MPKINLIDYSKTIKQLWQSHEIVFINGIALRLAKIKGAYKWHVHKKEDEFFLVIQGSAFIDTEKETVELQEGEGYLVKMGIKHRSRADNEATILLIEPTATKTTGE; encoded by the coding sequence ATGCCAAAAATTAATCTAATAGATTATAGTAAAACTATAAAACAACTATGGCAATCACATGAAATTGTGTTTATCAATGGTATTGCCCTACGACTTGCAAAAATCAAAGGTGCTTATAAGTGGCATGTCCATAAAAAAGAGGATGAATTTTTCTTAGTAATACAAGGTTCCGCATTCATAGACACTGAAAAAGAGACAGTTGAGTTACAAGAAGGAGAAGGTTACCTTGTTAAAATGGGTATAAAACATCGCTCAAGGGCAGACAATGAGGCAACTATTCTATTGATTGAACCAACTGCGACTAAGACAACGGGTGAATAA
- a CDS encoding DUF2007 domain-containing protein, which translates to MKSVYRAPDEFMAITIRSLLENEGIKVFVKSYQVSMFDNIAQMMTPCWGEILVANKDYECAKSIVDDYLNVKH; encoded by the coding sequence ATGAAAAGCGTTTATAGGGCCCCGGATGAGTTTATGGCTATAACAATAAGGTCGTTATTAGAAAATGAGGGTATAAAGGTTTTTGTAAAATCGTATCAGGTATCAATGTTTGATAACATAGCTCAAATGATGACACCGTGTTGGGGAGAAATACTTGTTGCAAATAAAGATTATGAGTGTGCAAAGTCTATCGTAGATGATTACCTAAATGTAAAGCATTAA
- a CDS encoding EF-Tu/IF-2/RF-3 family GTPase, which produces MEEEIGKVEDYFSHVGVVAIRITNGILKIGDTIHIKGHTTDFTQTVESMEIEHNKVEEANVGDSVGIKVKERVRRHDHVYKVTE; this is translated from the coding sequence ATGGAAGAAGAAATTGGGAAGGTTGAGGATTACTTTTCTCATGTAGGTGTTGTTGCTATACGTATCACCAATGGAATATTAAAGATTGGTGATACTATCCACATTAAAGGACATACAACTGACTTTACACAAACTGTGGAGTCAATGGAGATAGAACACAATAAGGTAGAGGAAGCTAATGTTGGTGACTCTGTTGGTATAAAAGTAAAAGAAAGAGTAAGACGCCACGACCATGTATACAAAGTGACAGAGTAG
- the lipA gene encoding lipoyl synthase, translated as MPIPNWIRHHFPKPETLVQMKSIFRGLSLHTVCEEAKCPNIGECFDRGTATFLILGDICTRNCGFCGVKKGKPSQVDKEEPKHVAQATRQLRLSHVVVTSVTRDDLTDGGASQFIATTNEIRKINPRTTVELLLPILDLQSIKRVAVTYPEVISHNIETVPSLYPQVRPRYNYMDSLKLLNYVKKITPSTITKSGFMLGLGETVDEVLSLMEDLKEQGVDILTIGQYLRPTGRQLPVVDYIHPDQFMQYEEIGYSFGFRYVVAGPYVRSSYKAREAMLKCSAKPYEA; from the coding sequence ATGCCTATTCCTAATTGGATAAGACACCATTTTCCGAAGCCAGAAACCCTCGTCCAAATGAAATCAATATTTCGCGGTTTGTCACTTCATACTGTCTGTGAAGAAGCTAAATGCCCAAATATTGGTGAATGCTTTGATAGAGGGACAGCTACATTTCTCATTCTTGGAGATATATGTACAAGAAATTGTGGCTTTTGTGGTGTAAAAAAGGGAAAACCATCCCAAGTTGACAAAGAAGAGCCTAAACATGTAGCACAAGCTACAAGACAACTCAGATTATCACATGTAGTGGTGACATCTGTAACAAGAGATGACCTAACAGATGGTGGTGCATCCCAATTTATTGCTACCACAAATGAAATACGAAAAATAAATCCAAGAACTACAGTTGAATTACTGCTACCAATTCTTGATTTACAGTCTATTAAAAGAGTTGCAGTTACTTACCCTGAAGTCATAAGTCACAACATAGAGACAGTGCCGAGCCTCTATCCACAGGTTAGACCAAGATACAATTACATGGATTCACTTAAACTACTAAACTATGTAAAGAAAATTACCCCATCCACCATTACTAAATCAGGCTTTATGCTTGGATTAGGTGAAACAGTAGATGAAGTATTGAGTTTAATGGAAGATTTAAAAGAGCAAGGAGTTGATATTTTAACAATAGGTCAATATCTACGACCAACAGGCCGACAACTACCTGTAGTTGATTACATACACCCTGACCAATTTATGCAATACGAGGAAATAGGATATTCATTTGGATTTAGATATGTAGTAGCAGGTCCTTATGTGAGGAGTTCATACAAAGCAAGAGAAGCTATGTTAAAATGTAGTGCAAAGCCTTATGAAGCGTGA
- a CDS encoding HDIG domain-containing protein encodes MKREEALKLVNSKIKSKNLIKHSLAVEAAMREIANYLKENEDVWGIAGLLHDLDYEETKDDPTRHGMRTAELLTGKVDDCVLYAIKAHSGKVEPKSKLDIALYAIDPLTGLIVAACLMHPDKKLASLDKEFILRRFNEKRFAASVNRDQIKSCDKLGIKLELFVDLVLKGMQRINYEFDK; translated from the coding sequence ATGAAGCGTGAAGAAGCATTAAAGTTAGTCAATTCTAAAATAAAGAGTAAGAATCTTATCAAACATTCACTTGCAGTTGAGGCAGCGATGAGGGAAATAGCAAATTACTTAAAAGAAAATGAAGATGTCTGGGGAATTGCCGGCCTATTACACGACCTTGATTATGAGGAGACAAAAGATGATCCCACAAGACATGGGATGAGAACTGCAGAATTGCTTACAGGAAAAGTAGATGATTGTGTCTTATATGCAATTAAAGCACACTCAGGAAAAGTGGAGCCGAAATCAAAATTAGATATTGCACTATATGCAATTGACCCACTCACCGGACTTATAGTGGCAGCTTGTTTAATGCACCCGGATAAAAAGCTTGCTTCATTAGACAAGGAATTTATACTACGCAGATTTAATGAAAAGCGATTTGCAGCCAGCGTAAATCGTGACCAGATAAAGAGCTGCGATAAACTTGGTATTAAACTTGAGTTATTTGTTGATTTAGTGCTTAAAGGGATGCAACGTATTAATTATGAATTTGATAAGTAA
- a CDS encoding C1 family peptidase, whose product MNLISKLHILAITLLVSLSTAMGRDTPIEEIKKAIKDKGANWIAGETSVSKLSKEQKKALCGWTPYETLKGSKKEIMVKREPPPEFDWRNHNNQNWMTPIRNQGNCGSCWAFGALGALEALINICTNTPDLSMNLSEQYLLSCSPGGCGGWTIGAVCEFLKQNEVVDEACFQYQANDEIPCENKCTDWEWRRRKVMDWGWVTSSVDTIKAEIMNGPVEVGFLVYEDFMYYNGGIYEHVWGDLLGAHAVAMLGWNDNDSCWICKNSWGPYWGESGWFRIKWGQCEIETAVAWMVPMDNRLPLLTYVYYTIEELVGDGDSVLNPGETALMKVALCNEPSWSKATNVTAILSSSNHMINLIDSIGAYGDIEPGDTVTNSDEGFKFSIREESGVCSVPVSLFVTANEGALPYLTELKFNIEVTLNQAGWPVILGYSVNSSPVVIDIDNDGINEVIVGCNDGNLHVINADGSTQHGFPFSTGAKIESSPAIGDVDKDGSLDIVVGSWDNKIYIIKKDGSLLTPPIVTGGHVTATPVLSDLDNNGDMEIIIGSFDKKLYVLNHDGTSYNANFPYSVSGIIYAGAAVADLDEDGVNDIIFGTLDNKIYAISANGTLLSGWPFSTGGKISSAPSIANLDGSGLKVVVGSWDKNLYILNPDATEALHISTNGAIKSSPSFVDFDNDNDLEVVFGSNDGYIYAYHHDGNLVEGWHVPTGSMIQASACFSDIDNDGTPEVVIGSSDNNLYACHIDGSLVFGFPIPTGGSILSSPAIIDLDKDGDFELVFGNNYGIQTIDYKSKAGSSNYWNMYRAVPARTGNYYNIPQPGIVESGNKPSIPIQFSLSQSYPNPCGPVTYIKYTLPKRATVNISIYNVSGRLVETLLNKSIGPGSYTVSFESKNLPSGVYFVRFQVGHRIAAKEMILIK is encoded by the coding sequence ATGAATTTGATAAGTAAACTGCATATATTAGCAATAACTTTGTTAGTCTCACTATCAACAGCAATGGGAAGGGATACACCAATAGAAGAAATTAAGAAAGCAATTAAAGATAAGGGCGCTAATTGGATAGCAGGTGAGACATCGGTCTCTAAACTTTCTAAAGAACAGAAAAAAGCACTGTGTGGCTGGACACCGTATGAAACCCTTAAAGGGTCAAAAAAGGAGATAATGGTAAAAAGAGAACCACCACCCGAATTCGACTGGCGTAATCACAATAACCAGAACTGGATGACCCCTATCAGAAATCAGGGTAATTGTGGCAGTTGCTGGGCATTTGGGGCACTTGGGGCACTGGAGGCGTTAATAAACATCTGTACAAATACACCTGACTTATCCATGAATCTTTCTGAACAGTATCTACTATCTTGCAGTCCGGGTGGCTGTGGTGGCTGGACTATTGGGGCTGTGTGTGAATTTTTGAAGCAAAATGAAGTAGTAGATGAGGCTTGCTTCCAATATCAAGCTAATGATGAAATTCCATGTGAAAATAAGTGCACTGATTGGGAATGGAGAAGGAGAAAGGTAATGGATTGGGGTTGGGTTACAAGTTCAGTAGATACGATAAAGGCTGAAATTATGAACGGTCCTGTCGAGGTTGGTTTTTTGGTCTATGAGGATTTCATGTACTATAATGGTGGTATATATGAACATGTTTGGGGTGATTTATTAGGTGCGCACGCGGTTGCGATGCTTGGCTGGAATGACAATGATAGTTGTTGGATTTGTAAGAATAGTTGGGGGCCTTACTGGGGTGAGAGTGGCTGGTTTCGTATAAAATGGGGACAGTGTGAGATTGAAACTGCTGTAGCTTGGATGGTTCCTATGGATAATAGGCTTCCATTGTTAACTTATGTTTATTACACTATTGAAGAGCTTGTAGGTGATGGTGACAGTGTTTTGAATCCGGGTGAGACAGCTTTAATGAAAGTAGCTTTATGCAATGAACCAAGCTGGTCAAAGGCTACAAATGTGACTGCTATCTTATCCTCAAGTAACCATATGATTAATCTTATTGATAGCATAGGTGCATATGGTGATATTGAACCAGGTGATACAGTTACTAACAGTGACGAGGGGTTTAAATTTAGTATTAGAGAGGAGAGTGGTGTTTGTAGTGTTCCTGTTTCACTATTTGTAACTGCTAATGAAGGCGCACTTCCTTATTTAACTGAGTTAAAGTTTAATATAGAAGTGACATTGAATCAGGCTGGCTGGCCTGTAATTTTAGGATATAGTGTTAACTCTTCACCTGTTGTCATTGATATAGACAACGATGGCATAAACGAAGTCATAGTGGGCTGCAATGATGGTAACCTCCATGTTATAAATGCCGACGGTTCAACACAGCACGGATTTCCTTTTTCAACTGGAGCTAAAATTGAGAGCTCCCCTGCAATTGGGGATGTAGACAAGGACGGCAGTCTTGATATTGTGGTAGGTTCATGGGACAATAAAATTTACATAATAAAAAAGGATGGCTCTCTACTTACTCCGCCAATAGTGACGGGAGGTCATGTAACGGCAACACCAGTTTTATCTGATTTAGATAACAATGGTGACATGGAAATAATTATAGGCAGTTTTGACAAAAAGCTTTATGTGTTAAATCATGATGGGACAAGTTACAATGCTAACTTTCCATATTCTGTAAGTGGGATTATTTATGCTGGTGCTGCTGTGGCAGATTTAGATGAAGATGGGGTGAATGACATTATCTTTGGAACTCTAGATAATAAAATCTATGCTATCTCTGCTAACGGTACTTTACTTAGTGGCTGGCCATTTAGCACAGGTGGTAAGATAAGTTCGGCACCCTCTATCGCTAACTTGGATGGTAGTGGCTTAAAAGTTGTCGTAGGCTCATGGGATAAGAATCTATATATCTTAAATCCTGACGCTACAGAGGCGTTGCATATTTCTACTAATGGCGCTATAAAGAGTTCGCCCTCATTTGTGGATTTTGATAATGATAACGATTTGGAAGTAGTATTTGGCTCAAATGATGGCTATATTTACGCTTACCACCATGATGGCAATTTAGTAGAGGGATGGCATGTGCCGACTGGTAGTATGATTCAAGCTTCGGCTTGCTTTTCTGACATTGATAATGATGGAACACCTGAAGTTGTCATCGGCTCAAGTGATAATAACCTTTATGCCTGTCATATTGATGGGTCACTTGTTTTTGGGTTCCCTATTCCAACTGGTGGTAGCATTTTGTCTTCACCTGCAATTATTGATTTAGATAAAGATGGCGATTTTGAGCTTGTATTTGGAAATAACTATGGGATTCAGACGATAGATTACAAGTCCAAAGCTGGTAGTAGCAATTACTGGAATATGTATAGAGCCGTACCAGCACGTACTGGTAATTACTACAATATACCACAACCAGGAATAGTTGAGAGTGGAAATAAGCCTTCAATTCCTATCCAGTTTTCATTATCTCAAAGTTATCCTAATCCTTGTGGTCCAGTAACATATATCAAATACACTTTACCTAAAAGGGCTACGGTAAATATCAGTATCTATAATGTAAGTGGTAGATTAGTTGAGACTTTACTCAATAAGAGTATAGGACCTGGTTCTTACACTGTTAGCTTTGAATCTAAAAATCTACCATCTGGTGTCTATTTTGTGAGATTTCAAGTTGGTCATCGCATAGCAGCAAAGGAAATGATATTGATTAAATAA
- a CDS encoding undecaprenyl-diphosphate phosphatase — protein sequence MCILYSLILSIVQGVTEFFPISSSAHLALLEAVFGIKDKLTLTVFLHFGSALAIIAVLCKDIKEIVTKDLQLILVLIIGSIPAGILGFFLRDKIELVFNRLILIGLALVVMGIILWLTSGLEEKRVKVTLLDAILIGIAQGIGIIPGISRSGITISTGIYLGLNRVQAVKFSLLLAIISIIGASMFEIICRSVGARLPCPYLSVIIGIFVSFFASYLSIKYLLKVVKGRNFYLFSIYCWVMGFLILII from the coding sequence ATGTGTATACTCTATTCTCTAATTCTTAGCATCGTTCAGGGGGTAACAGAATTTTTTCCAATATCTTCGTCTGCCCATCTTGCATTGTTAGAGGCAGTATTTGGGATTAAAGATAAGCTTACACTTACTGTTTTTCTACATTTTGGCTCAGCACTTGCCATTATTGCGGTTCTTTGTAAAGATATAAAGGAAATTGTTACAAAAGATTTACAACTTATTTTAGTTCTCATTATTGGCTCTATACCAGCAGGTATTTTAGGCTTTTTTTTAAGAGATAAAATAGAGCTCGTTTTTAACAGGCTGATTTTAATTGGATTAGCTCTTGTAGTAATGGGAATAATTCTATGGTTAACAAGTGGATTAGAAGAGAAAAGGGTAAAAGTTACACTATTAGATGCAATTCTGATTGGTATAGCACAAGGGATTGGGATTATTCCGGGAATATCAAGGTCAGGTATTACTATTTCAACAGGTATTTATTTAGGGCTTAACCGGGTGCAGGCAGTAAAGTTTTCTCTCCTGCTTGCAATTATTTCAATTATTGGAGCATCTATGTTTGAAATAATCTGTCGTTCTGTAGGAGCGAGGTTACCTTGCCCCTACCTCTCTGTTATTATAGGTATTTTTGTATCATTTTTTGCAAGCTATTTATCAATCAAGTACCTTTTAAAGGTTGTTAAAGGTAGAAACTTTTATCTATTTTCTATTTATTGCTGGGTAATGGGCTTTTTAATTCTCATTATTTAA
- a CDS encoding T9SS type A sorting domain-containing protein, whose product MFKKINRKNVRSSGNRVILVAIFIVSLLLYVNVESAPTWSIPITVKGDGTSYTLYFAVDTGATDGYNSGKDEPHPPGPPGAFDAYFYIVHPDFPCLTKDARAPASNSWTLVTANAIGKTDSITWSLANISNEGTFTLNGINMSVESVAVYEGNITKTITYTDTTPPSAPTNISVSRTGGGTQSILTWTNPAQLDFAHIRIYRSTTLGQLGSLVHDNVTGTTKTDTGLTSGVTYWYTLRSVDLSSNESKNTDQHSASIPIVVKGDGTSYTLYFGTDPNATNSYDSGIDEPHPPGPPGAFDSYFYIVHPDFPCLTKDMRSVSDTLIIWTLVTTNAIGKTDSIKWSPSNLPTEGTFTFDTTTLKLNMRTDSVAMYIGNQTLYIRYRLTSTQYTVSGKVGLSNNPSDSSGSIVVATGADTALDITDRHGAYSLNVKGGTYKINVTHTDYYSKDTTVVISSNTAINLTLTRILKDVGAVAIVAPPDTVYTDSTVNVVAKVANFGNTGVSFNVYCDIHTIYQSVYADTQGVVDLSPGDTVKVSFRSWCVPSAAGGTTFTMDVKTLLVSDVAASNDTTSKKIFVQSYRVEEVGYSIPTTYLLLQSVPNPATGAVRIHYAIPEKSRVKIKVYDITGKIVTTIKDGVEESGYKVAVWDMKDAKGEKVQFGVYFYRLEIGGLTFNKKMVILK is encoded by the coding sequence ATGTTTAAGAAAATAAATAGAAAAAATGTGCGAAGCAGTGGTAACAGAGTAATTCTTGTAGCTATTTTCATAGTTTCCTTGCTCTTATATGTAAATGTAGAATCAGCGCCTACTTGGTCAATCCCAATTACTGTTAAAGGAGATGGTACTTCATATACTCTTTACTTTGCTGTTGATACTGGTGCTACTGATGGCTATAATTCTGGTAAAGATGAGCCGCATCCACCAGGCCCACCGGGTGCATTTGATGCATATTTTTACATTGTGCATCCTGACTTCCCTTGTCTAACTAAAGATGCAAGAGCACCAGCTTCTAACTCATGGACACTTGTAACAGCTAATGCAATTGGGAAGACTGATTCTATAACATGGAGCTTAGCAAATATATCTAATGAAGGTACTTTTACATTAAATGGTATCAATATGAGTGTAGAGAGTGTAGCAGTATATGAAGGCAATATAACCAAAACTATAACATATACTGACACTACACCACCATCTGCACCTACAAATATCAGTGTCAGCCGAACAGGGGGTGGTACCCAATCAATCCTTACTTGGACAAATCCGGCACAGCTTGATTTTGCTCATATTCGTATCTACAGGTCAACAACTTTAGGTCAGCTTGGTAGTCTTGTGCATGATAACGTGACAGGGACTACAAAAACTGATACAGGACTTACAAGTGGAGTTACCTACTGGTATACATTAAGGAGTGTAGATTTAAGTAGTAACGAGTCAAAAAACACAGACCAACATAGTGCGTCTATCCCTATAGTAGTAAAAGGCGATGGCACCTCTTATACACTTTATTTTGGGACTGACCCCAATGCTACTAATAGTTACGATAGTGGTATAGATGAGCCACATCCACCAGGGCCACCAGGTGCATTTGATTCATATTTTTACATTGTGCATCCTGACTTCCCTTGTTTGACTAAAGATATGAGGTCAGTATCAGATACACTTATTATTTGGACATTAGTCACTACTAATGCTATAGGGAAGACTGATTCTATAAAGTGGAGCCCATCAAATTTGCCCACAGAGGGCACTTTTACATTTGATACTACAACACTTAAACTTAATATGCGGACTGATAGTGTAGCTATGTATATAGGGAATCAGACATTATACATTAGATATAGACTCACATCTACCCAATATACTGTGAGTGGCAAAGTAGGGTTATCAAACAATCCATCAGATTCAAGTGGTAGCATAGTGGTAGCAACAGGTGCTGATACTGCACTGGACATTACTGATAGACACGGTGCATACAGTTTAAATGTAAAAGGTGGTACCTATAAGATAAATGTGACACATACAGACTATTATTCTAAAGATACGACTGTTGTGATTTCCAGTAACACAGCAATAAACTTAACACTCACTCGTATACTGAAGGATGTAGGTGCAGTTGCAATAGTAGCACCACCTGATACAGTTTACACAGATTCTACAGTCAATGTTGTAGCTAAAGTTGCAAACTTCGGCAATACAGGAGTGAGTTTTAATGTCTACTGTGATATTCACACTATATACCAGTCAGTTTACGCAGATACACAGGGAGTAGTAGACCTTAGTCCAGGTGATACTGTAAAGGTATCCTTTAGAAGCTGGTGCGTTCCTTCTGCTGCAGGTGGCACCACTTTTACCATGGATGTGAAAACACTACTTGTAAGCGATGTAGCAGCATCAAATGATACCACATCGAAAAAGATATTTGTCCAAAGCTATAGAGTAGAAGAAGTAGGATACTCTATACCTACTACTTATTTGCTATTACAAAGTGTTCCAAATCCGGCTACTGGGGCTGTAAGAATTCATTATGCTATACCAGAAAAAAGTAGGGTAAAGATTAAAGTCTACGATATTACAGGAAAGATTGTAACAACTATCAAAGATGGTGTTGAGGAATCGGGTTACAAAGTTGCAGTCTGGGATATGAAGGATGCAAAGGGTGAAAAAGTGCAATTCGGTGTATATTTCTACAGACTGGAGATTGGCGGACTTACTTTTAATAAGAAAATGGTAATTTTAAAATAA